In one window of Lates calcarifer isolate ASB-BC8 unplaced genomic scaffold, TLL_Latcal_v3 scaffold_32_70, whole genome shotgun sequence DNA:
- the LOC108872661 gene encoding uncharacterized protein LOC108872661, with product MDTFFRRHFKRKEAALPVDVEATSCRQRRPSVAVPTSKARRRSSVGLPSSTLTQRRRSSVQLQGGLPCAGGGRLAKASRHNRWVGNARRRSSTTTPSVNPRFAVSRKKTGKLRTIDTHLLGPSMLLASLIQMAEEEEEGLPAGEQQVEVRGGANNRRMFSRSSSLHSDGDNDSSDYTSDSQSESSQVSEAEQLAEEEDDASWSLDRHLSPSSTPSSSSAQEVMRRTPQLASTSRPLIRAPRCLRRNSSQVFTGDSAPHCRYRASSQRRRRRISTISKAGSPWPGRGPPLPSRRSSVYYLNHPAFYRGPGALSPLGAHCYDSRLESWSAFLLYVARS from the coding sequence ATGGACACGTTTTTCCGCCGTCACTTTAAGAGGAAGGAGGCTGCTCTGCCGGTGGATGTGGAGGCCACTTCCTGCCGCCAGCGGAGGCCCAGTGTGGCTGTCCCGACCAGTAAGGCTCGCCGCAGGTCCAGTGTGGGCCTTCCTTCCTCCACCCTGACCCAGCGGCGGCGCTCCAGCGTCCAGCTGCAGGGGGGGCTGCCGTGCGCGGGTGGGGGGCGTTTGGCGAAGGCGTCCAGACACAACAGGTGGGTGGGGAACGCTCGCAGGCGGTCCAGCACCACCACCCCCAGCGTCAACCCGAGGTTCGCCGTGTCCCGGAAGAAGACGGGGAAGCTGCGGACCATCGACACCCACCTGCTGGGGCCGTCCATGCTGCTGGCCAGTCTGATCCAGAtggccgaggaggaggaggaggggctaCCTGCCGgggagcagcaggtggaggtgagggGTGGGGCCAACAACAGGAGGATGTTCTCACGCTCCAGCAGCCTCCACTCAGATGGAGACAACGACAGCAGCGATTACACCAgcgacagccaatcagagagcagccaGGTGTCGGAGGCGGAGCAgctggcggaggaggaggacgatgcCTCCTGGTCTCTTGATCGgcacctctctccctcctccaccccctcctcctcctctgcccaggaggtgatgaggaggaCGCCCCAGCTGGCGTCGACATCGCGGCCCCTGATCCGGGCCCCTCGCTGCCTCCGGAGGAACTCCTCTCAGGTGTTCACAGGTGACTCTGCTCCTCACTGCCGATACCGCGCCTccagccagaggaggaggaggaggatctcCACCATCTCCAAGGCTGGGAGCCCCTGGCCTGGGAGAGGCCCCCCGCTGCCCAGCCGCAGGAGCTCAGTCTACTACCTCAACCACCCGGCCTTCTACAGGGGCCCCGGGGCCCTCAGCCCGCTGGGGGCCCACTGCTACGACTCCCGCCTGGAGAGTTGGAGTGCCTTCCTGCTGTATGTAGCCCGGAGTTAG